The window ACAAGAAACGGTAATCGAGCTATGACAGGAGGAGTGTTAAGTGGAAGCTACGGAAAAAGAGAAAGATTTGAGCCTTATAATTACTGCTACGGCTGTCGGTATGTCATTATTTATCGTCATTACAACCCTTGCTTTTCCGCTTACGGCGATGATTCAGCGGGCGGTTATTCTGGCGATGAGTTTCTTGATCATTTTCTTGCAGAATCCGCTACTGAAGAAAAGAGGCAAGGCTGCCTGGTACGATTATCTCTGGGCTTTGTTGTCCTTGGTTGTTGGCCTTTACGTTGTGTTTAATTTTAAAAGCGTAGTAGGTCGGATGGGTTCGCCCAATACGATTGATTTGCTCTTGGGTGGCCTGTGCATCATCATGGTTCTTGATGCGACTCGTCGAGCCATTGGTTGGCCTTTGCCGATCGCGACTAGTCTGTTTTTGTTGTATACATACTTTGGAGATCTAATCCCGGGAAAATTTGGCCATCGCGGTTATGACCTTGAGCGGATCATTAATCAGATGTACATGACTACGGAAGGAATATTTGGTGTTCCCCTCGGTGTAGTAGTGACCATTGTTTTCCTCTTTATCCTGTTTGGTTCTTTTTTGGAGAAAAGTGGGGGAGGAAATTTCTTCATTAATTTTGCCATTGCGGTGGCGGGCCGAGCAAAGGGTGGGCCGGCGAAGATCGCGGTTATCGGGAGTGGCCTGATGGGCATGATTTCGGGCAGTAGTATCGCCAACGTGGCGACAGTCGGCACCCTGACTATTCCCTTAATGAAGCGTGTCGGTTACCGGCCGGAGTTCGCGGCGGCGGTGGAAGCGGCCGCGTCAACGGGCGGACAAATCATGCCGCCGGTCATGGGGGCGGGAGCTTTTATCATGGCCGAATTTACCCAAACCCCCTATCTGGCGATCATTATCGCGGCGGCGATTCCGGCGATCTTATATTATTTCAGTTTGTACATGAATGTTCACTATGAGGCTTGCCGAACCGGTATGGAAGGTTTACCTGACGAAGAGTGCCCCAAGGTTCGAGATGTAATGCGGGACGGTTGGGTGTATATTGTTCCTTTGGTATCGTTGATGGCGATTTTGATCATGGGATACAGCCCGGCCCGGGCTGCTTTTATCGGGATCGCGTTGCTGATCGTTGCGAGTATGTTCAGGGTGGCTACCCGCATGAAGCCTAAAGATATCTGGGACGCTTTGCGTGATGCTGGCCTGGGAGTGTGTTCAATCGCGGCCGCTTGCGCCTGTGCGGGAATGATCGTCGGATCAGTCAGTATGACTGGCTTGGGCATCAAGTTTTCCAACCTGATCGGGTCAATGGCGGGTGGCAAAGAAATCCTGGCCCTGATCTTGACGGCCATCGCTGGGCTAATCTTAGGAATGGCTTTACCGACCACGGCCAATTACATTGTCCAGGCGTCGGTGGCGGCGCCGGCTCTGGTGGCCCTGGGAGTTCCGATGCTGACCGCCCACTTGTTTGTCTTTTACTTCGGAGTGTTTGCTGACATTACACCGCCAGTAGCCCTGGCGGCTTACACGGCCGCCGGCATCGCCAAGGCTGACCCGATGCGGGCCGGGGGGATCGCTTCGAAGAACGTTATGGTGGCTTATCTGATCCCCTTCCTGTTCGTGTATTTCCCGGCTCTCATGGCTAAAGCGCCGGCTCTGGATATCGTGATGACAACCCTGGCTGCTTTGCTGGGGGTGGTGGCCTTGAGCGCGGCCTGGTCAAACTACTTCCAACGTCCGTGTAATATTCTGGAACGGTTGCTATTAGTGGTCAGCGCGGTGATGTTGATTTATCCCGAGTACAAGACCAGTTTGATCGGGCTGGCTTTGTTAACCGCGATTTATTTGTGGCAGCGGAAAAGTAGTAAAAATAGTGTCGTCAGGGGAGCTTAAATACCAGATGTGAGGCCAGAGGCCATTATTAGCCTATAGATTAAAGATTTGAATCTGCTTAAACAAAAAGGAGGTGGCTATAGCGGCAGGTAGGGCAAGTGTAGCCGGGATAGACATGGCCAGGCCTATGAAATAGCACAATAAACAAGGAGGTTATAATGGTGAAAAGATTTGGTAAACTGACCAGTGTTGTTTTGGTTGTCGTTATGCTCTTTAGCATTGCCTTAGTTGCAGGTTGTGGCGGTAAAGATCAGGCGGCTGCGCCAAAAACGAAGAACATCTCCATTTCTACTGGCGCAACCAGTGGGACGTATTATCCGTTGGGTACAGCAATTGCCAGTGTTTGGACCAACGCCGGGATTGGCTTGAATGTAACCGCTGAATCTACCGGTGGATCCGTGGAAAATGCCCGTCTGCTTGGGAAAAAGCAAACAGAAGTTGGTTTTGTTGAATCACTGGTGGCTGACTATGCATTAAACGGGAAGGAATGGTTTAAAGACCAAAAAATTGACAACATTCGCGGGCTTGTTTCGCTTTACCCCAATAC is drawn from Bacillota bacterium and contains these coding sequences:
- a CDS encoding TRAP transporter permease; its protein translation is MEATEKEKDLSLIITATAVGMSLFIVITTLAFPLTAMIQRAVILAMSFLIIFLQNPLLKKRGKAAWYDYLWALLSLVVGLYVVFNFKSVVGRMGSPNTIDLLLGGLCIIMVLDATRRAIGWPLPIATSLFLLYTYFGDLIPGKFGHRGYDLERIINQMYMTTEGIFGVPLGVVVTIVFLFILFGSFLEKSGGGNFFINFAIAVAGRAKGGPAKIAVIGSGLMGMISGSSIANVATVGTLTIPLMKRVGYRPEFAAAVEAAASTGGQIMPPVMGAGAFIMAEFTQTPYLAIIIAAAIPAILYYFSLYMNVHYEACRTGMEGLPDEECPKVRDVMRDGWVYIVPLVSLMAILIMGYSPARAAFIGIALLIVASMFRVATRMKPKDIWDALRDAGLGVCSIAAACACAGMIVGSVSMTGLGIKFSNLIGSMAGGKEILALILTAIAGLILGMALPTTANYIVQASVAAPALVALGVPMLTAHLFVFYFGVFADITPPVALAAYTAAGIAKADPMRAGGIASKNVMVAYLIPFLFVYFPALMAKAPALDIVMTTLAALLGVVALSAAWSNYFQRPCNILERLLLVVSAVMLIYPEYKTSLIGLALLTAIYLWQRKSSKNSVVRGA